A stretch of the Larimichthys crocea isolate SSNF chromosome IX, L_crocea_2.0, whole genome shotgun sequence genome encodes the following:
- the cimip2b gene encoding ciliary microtubule inner protein 2B → MDKYAPKFSKVLVTPDPHYIPGYAGYCPQLKFHIGKTYAQQTAELLTNPEVRHSKHLLLYRGRVPSKSAVTLIPDSELKKTIPGYTGLIPKRQDYFGCSYAETCRKALSESYHKERLRIQQQSAELTIIANDTNRQFERTKLPLTPISNQPFSYKPLKSFTPLGRPYYMDDDDPQKYFISGFAGHVPKTRFLIGKGYPIMTNQALIQFGEQQRSDPTSLPGRKDSTVPPMPRIYPTKMGVVPAFTGHIPGYKFMYGQTFGKLTRSALDKWQQQDPSSKVIKPSNSSIK, encoded by the exons ATGGACAAATACGCCCCTAAATTCAGCAAAGTTCTGGTGACACCTGATCCACATTATATACCTGG GTATGCAGGTTATTGTCCACAGCTGAAGTTCCACATTGGGAAGACTTATGCCCAGCAAACAGCCGAGCTGCTGACCAATCCTGAAGTGAGACACTCCAAACATCTGCTCCTCTACAGGGGTCGTGTCCCATCCAAGTCTGCCGTGACACTGATCCCTGACAGTGAATTGAAGAAGACGATACCAGGATACACAG GCCTCATTCCAAAACGTCAGGACTACTTTGGCTGCAGCTACGCTGAAACATGTCGTAAAGCTTTGTCTGAGTCTTACCACAAAGAACGCTTGAGGATCCAGCAGCAATCAGCCGAGCTGACAATTATTGCCAACGACACTAACCGACAATTTGAA AGGACAAAACTCCCCTTGACACCAATCTCCAACCAACCGTTCTCCTACAAGCCCTTGAAGTCCTTCACCCCTCTTGGAAGACCATATTACATGGATGATGATGACCCACAGAAGTACTTTATCTCAG GTTTTGCAGGTCACGTGCCAAAAACTCGCTTCCTAATTGGCAAAGGTTACCCCATCATGACCAACCAGGCGCTGATCCAGTTCGGGGAGCAGCAGCGAAGTGACCCCACATCCCTGCCAGGGCGGAAGGACAGTACAGTACCCCCCATGCCCAGAATCTACCCGACAAAAATGGGTGTGGTTCCGGCATTCACAGGACACATCCCAG GATATAAGTTCATGTATGGACAGACCTTCGGTAAGCTTACCCGGAGTGCTTTGGACAAGTGGCAACAACAGGACCCGTCCAGCAAAGTCATAAAACCCTCAAACTCTTCAATAAAATGA
- the si:dkey-106l3.7 gene encoding uncharacterized protein si:dkey-106l3.7 isoform X2: MNLYRSFGNLMEAWVSEGSQCLNDDDPPTPSSDTGNLRSESVDSGVETASSDASFPAISCSTDNTEIEIFTPEREDDSPTPASTSLSPVLSSPASSLSSYSSVRLCPSRAQEGSSILRQKVEQAILRTESKHLKEKPEPLTVDVVLRRRPRASFQPKQQTSGLVRGQRSESFGSRRTVDPLVHTRQICRRPMSMSCVKPAVQRRLEDLGEEEVNGLSPGLCYLEQVCQMLEEIARQQMHSQALQMEMNALQECQDSEALNACQNDFKAAEEDLSSCPRLENAENAELSSSEPQRRKNYTHFRQRSASDTTIATLHLRKLSAGCRGQHQSTDNILERVEENHEVQESKKEGVNKRTSKTWKLKIGSLGRGSSVREIWGQQMQSSEKNSARRRLSQLFRRTRRKTEPV, translated from the exons ATGAATCTCTACAGGAGTTTTGGAAACCTAATGGAGGCTTGGGTATCTGAAGGAAGCCAGTGTTTGAATGATGATGACCCTCCTACTCCTTCCTCTGACACTGGGAACCTGCGCTCAGAATCGGTGGACTCTGGGGTGGAGACAGCCAGCTCTGACGCGTCCTTTCCTGCTATATCCTGCTCAACAGATAACACAGAAATTGAAATATTTACACCAGAAAGAGAAGACGACTCACCCACTCCAGCTTCAACATCACTGTCTCCtgtgctctcctctcctgcGTCTTCCTTATCCTCCTATTCGTCTGTGCGCCTCTGTCCCAGCAGAGCTCAGGAGGGCTCCAGCATCCTACGGCAAAAAGTGGAGCAAGCAATCCTGAGGACTGAATCCAAACATCTAAAGGAAAAGCCAGAGCCCCTCACAGTGGACGTGGTGCTCAGACGACGTCCTCGAGCATCGTTTCAACCCAAACAGCAGACATCTGGGTTagtgagaggtcaaaggtcagagagtTTTGGTTCAAGGAGGACTGTTGACCCACTAGTGCATACGAGGCAGATATGCAGACGACCAATGTCTATGAGTTGTGTAAAGCCAGCAGTTCAAAGAAGATTAGAG GACCttggtgaggaggaggtgaatgGATTGAGTCCTGGGCTCTGCTACTTGGAGCAAGTGTGTCAAATGTTGGAAGAAATTGCCAGACAACAGATGCACAGCCAAGCGTTACAGATGGAGATGAATGCCCTGCAGGAGTGTCAAGACTCGGAG GCTCTCAACGCCTGTCAGAATGACTTCAAAGCGGCTGAGGAGGACCTCTCTTCTTGTCCAAGGCTTGAAAACGCAGAAAATGCAGAACTCAGTTCCAGTGAACCCCAAAGGCGGAAGAATTACACTCATTTTCGACAGAGATCAGCTTCAGACACAACTATTGCAACACTGCATTTAA GAAAGTTGAGTGCAGGCTGCAGAGGGCAGCATCAGAGTACAGATAACATACTGGAGAGGGTAGAGGAAAACCATGAAGTGCAG gAGTCGAAAAAAGAGGGGGTAAATAAAAGAACCAGCAAGACCTGGAAGCTTAAAATTGGGTCTTTGGGAAGAGGCTCTTCTGTGAGAGAAATATGGGG CCAACAGATGCAGTCATCTGAGAAAAACTCTGCACGACGACGGTTGAGCCAGCTGTTCAGGAGGACCAGGAGGAAAACTGAGCCTgtataa
- the si:dkey-106l3.7 gene encoding uncharacterized protein si:dkey-106l3.7 isoform X1 yields the protein MNLYRSFGNLMEAWVSEGSQCLNDDDPPTPSSDTGNLRSESVDSGVETASSDASFPAISCSTDNTEIEIFTPEREDDSPTPASTSLSPVLSSPASSLSSYSSVRLCPSRAQEGSSILRQKVEQAILRTESKHLKEKPEPLTVDVVLRRRPRASFQPKQQTSGLVRGQRSESFGSRRTVDPLVHTRQICRRPMSMSCVKPAVQRRLEDLGEEEVNGLSPGLCYLEQVCQMLEEIARQQMHSQALQMEMNALQECQDSEVSQALNACQNDFKAAEEDLSSCPRLENAENAELSSSEPQRRKNYTHFRQRSASDTTIATLHLRKLSAGCRGQHQSTDNILERVEENHEVQESKKEGVNKRTSKTWKLKIGSLGRGSSVREIWGQQMQSSEKNSARRRLSQLFRRTRRKTEPV from the exons ATGAATCTCTACAGGAGTTTTGGAAACCTAATGGAGGCTTGGGTATCTGAAGGAAGCCAGTGTTTGAATGATGATGACCCTCCTACTCCTTCCTCTGACACTGGGAACCTGCGCTCAGAATCGGTGGACTCTGGGGTGGAGACAGCCAGCTCTGACGCGTCCTTTCCTGCTATATCCTGCTCAACAGATAACACAGAAATTGAAATATTTACACCAGAAAGAGAAGACGACTCACCCACTCCAGCTTCAACATCACTGTCTCCtgtgctctcctctcctgcGTCTTCCTTATCCTCCTATTCGTCTGTGCGCCTCTGTCCCAGCAGAGCTCAGGAGGGCTCCAGCATCCTACGGCAAAAAGTGGAGCAAGCAATCCTGAGGACTGAATCCAAACATCTAAAGGAAAAGCCAGAGCCCCTCACAGTGGACGTGGTGCTCAGACGACGTCCTCGAGCATCGTTTCAACCCAAACAGCAGACATCTGGGTTagtgagaggtcaaaggtcagagagtTTTGGTTCAAGGAGGACTGTTGACCCACTAGTGCATACGAGGCAGATATGCAGACGACCAATGTCTATGAGTTGTGTAAAGCCAGCAGTTCAAAGAAGATTAGAG GACCttggtgaggaggaggtgaatgGATTGAGTCCTGGGCTCTGCTACTTGGAGCAAGTGTGTCAAATGTTGGAAGAAATTGCCAGACAACAGATGCACAGCCAAGCGTTACAGATGGAGATGAATGCCCTGCAGGAGTGTCAAGACTCGGAGGTGAGTCAG GCTCTCAACGCCTGTCAGAATGACTTCAAAGCGGCTGAGGAGGACCTCTCTTCTTGTCCAAGGCTTGAAAACGCAGAAAATGCAGAACTCAGTTCCAGTGAACCCCAAAGGCGGAAGAATTACACTCATTTTCGACAGAGATCAGCTTCAGACACAACTATTGCAACACTGCATTTAA GAAAGTTGAGTGCAGGCTGCAGAGGGCAGCATCAGAGTACAGATAACATACTGGAGAGGGTAGAGGAAAACCATGAAGTGCAG gAGTCGAAAAAAGAGGGGGTAAATAAAAGAACCAGCAAGACCTGGAAGCTTAAAATTGGGTCTTTGGGAAGAGGCTCTTCTGTGAGAGAAATATGGGG CCAACAGATGCAGTCATCTGAGAAAAACTCTGCACGACGACGGTTGAGCCAGCTGTTCAGGAGGACCAGGAGGAAAACTGAGCCTgtataa
- the rnf208 gene encoding RING finger protein 208 produces the protein MSCLRRQPVTIPMDTVKIIQSEKFPRECPVPVTQPRYAPPPRVAWDGGGEGEIIVNQACSDLTLDMTGSPRSMVSPAAPVMRREQSFLAQRKTSANEICYHQFHYKMEDVIVNQYVLRSSSTSSSTSSSSSSGPVMPCEPLDCPTCGHTYNFAGKRPRILSCLHSVCEECLQILYESCPKYKFISCPTCRRETVLFTDYGLAALAINTSILSRLPSDPNGPVQWGGDADRSCYQTVRQYCQSACTCQIANPLSSCGIM, from the coding sequence ATGTCCTGCCTCAGGCGTCAGCCCGTCACCATCCCCATGGACACCGTCAAGATCATCCAGTCGGAGAAGTTCCCCAGAGAGTGCCCTGTGCCCGTCACCCAGCCTCGCTATGCCCCACCCCCCAGAGTGGCGTGGGACGGTGGAGGTGAAGGCGAAATCATCGTCAACCAGGCCTGCAGTGACCTGACCCTGGACATGACAGGGTCCCCCCGGTCTATGGTGTCCCCCGCAGCTCCAGTGATGCGCAGGGAGCAGAGCTTCCTGGCGCAGCGCAAAACCAGTGCCAACGAAATCTGCTACCACCAGTTCCACTACAAGATGGAAGACGTCATCGTCAACCAGTACGTGCTgcgctcctcctccacctcctcctccacttcttcctcctcctcctcgggaCCCGTCATGCCCTGCGAGCCCCTGGACTGCCCCACCTGCGGTCACACCTACAACTTCGCTGGCAAGCGTCCGCGCATCCTTTCCTGCCTGCACTCGGTGTGTGAGGAGTGCCTGCAGATCCTCTACGAGTCCTGTCCCAAGTACAAGTTCATCTCCTGCCCCACGTGCCGACGCGAGACAGTGCTGTTCACTGACTATGGCCTGGCTGCTCTGGCCATCAACACCAGCATCCTGAGCCGCTTGCCCTCTGACCCCAACGGGCCCGTGCAGTGGGGCGGGGACGCCGACCGCAGCTGCTACCAGACTGTGCGCCAATACTGCCAGTCAGCCTGCACCTGCCAGATCGCCAACCCCTTGTCCTCCTGTGGCATCATGTAG